CGCCTAATTCAGCAGCAAAAACTTGGGTACCTGTTGAAAAAAGCCCCCCTATAAGTGTAGGAAATACCATCGAAAAAATAAGAAAAAATGAAACAATTTTATTTGTTACCTTGAACACACAAACACTTCCTTTTCCACGTTTATTTTTTAATCTAAACTTACAGACTGTTCATACACAAAAAAAGAACTGACTATTTGAGAAACCCTCAATTAGTCAATTACTAAATATTTTGCTGGCTATGTAAGTTTTACTATCCATTCACATTAATGCTGTCTTTTATTTGATCGGACTATTAATTTTCGCAAAAAATGAACGAATAGTCAACTGACTTTTTCAGTTTCACATATTCTTTCAGTATCATAATTTTAATACGTTCACGCATGCCTTATAAAATAAGAAATGTCAGGAAAAAAATGATTAAAATAACATTAGAACAAATTGGTATATTCACTATTTATTATTGAATTTAGAAATTGGTTTACTTATTTATCTTTTAATTTTCAATCTAAATACCCTTTATTTTTTAACTAACAACAATACATAAATATTATCTGCCTACCTTTACACACTCCCTCAAAAACGATCGAATTCCTCGATTGGTTTTCAATTAAAATAACGCAAGAAAAAAACTGTTAAATCTATATTTAAATTTACCTCTTACTATCAAAAAAATATTTCAGTTAACTTCACGACAGATACTAATAAACATATGAAATAAATAAAATTAATAAGACAATATTTATAACTCTCGAAATTTCGATACTACCTATTTGTGAAAGACTGACCCAAACCCCTTTATAAATAAAAAAAATTACCTATTTTAAAATAGGTAACTCCATCTAAAATCTAATTCAGTACGTTGTAGCTGAAAGCCCAATCGCACCTTTACCTCCATGAACCGTCATTACAGAACCAATCATATCAACATGAATCTGCCTAAAACCCTGTTTTTCCAAAGAAGTTTTCAAAAGTTCAATAACTTCAGTATCAGTGCCTAAAGCATAAAAAAGATAGACATTATCACGGTTGAAATCCTGGCTTTCGACAAAATCCTTCACAAATTGTGGCGCTATTTTTTTCATCCGTCCACGATATTTTTTAGAGGCTATTAGTTTGCCCTCCACAATATCAATTCTAGGTTTCAACCGTAAAATAGCCGCTCCAATGGCCGCAGCATTTGAAACTCTACCACCTGCTAATAAAAAATCTAACGTATCCGCCACAAAAGAAGTGTGAGTTTTTTGAACAAAATTTTCTATTTTCAGAACTAATTCTGCTACTGAATCTTGCGGATTATTTGCGATAATCTCAGCAGCTTTTAGTGTTAAATTACCTAGCCCACCTGAAACATTTTTTGAATCAATTAAATGAACCTTAGCTTTTTCACATTCTTCCACACCAATCATGGCATTTTGAAATGAACACGAACACGCTGATGAATAACCGATATGAATAATTTCACTCGTTGGATTTTCACCGGCAGCTTCTTCAAAAAACTCAGTATACTGATGAGGACTAACCGCATTTGTTTTAGGAATTTTTTTTGTTTCTTGATAATAATCATAAATTTCTTGAATCGGAATTTCTCCATCATAAACCGTTCGATCAGGAAAATTCACACTAAATGGAACAGATAAAATCTGTTTTTCCTCCAGTAACTCTTTTGATAAATCTGAGCAACTTTCAGTTGTTAAAATAATCTTAGCCATATTTTTCACTTTCCTTCACATCAATTTATGAATCCTCTATCTATTGTTGAATCTATTCATTCTTAATTAAAAATAAAGCTGACTATTTAGTTCAGTAGCTTCTATCAAGTATACCTTAAATACTCCCCTTAAAGCGCTAAAATTAATTTTTATTTTCACCCCATACTATAGGAGCAGCTTAATAAGCCTAAATTAAACAATTGACATATACAGTCGAACGATATACAATCTATCTATACAGTTACGCGATATAAAAAAATAAAGACATAGAAAAGATGTGCATTATATGAACGTTAATAAGATTCTACCACTGACTGAAACGACATTCTATATTATGATTTCACTGCTTGAACCCTCTCATGGATATGCAATTATGCAGAGAGTCGAAGAGTTAAGCAATGGGCGAGTCCGGATTGCTGCTGGCACAATGTATGGCGCAACAGAAAATTTATTAAAACAGAAGTTAATTCATGAAGTACCTAGCCCTAACGAAGATAAACGTCGCCGAGTCTACCTATTAACTGATGCTGGGAAAGAGGTCCTAAAACTTGAAGTCGAGCGACTGAAACAACTGCTACTAATTGCTGATGAGTTATTATAGGAGGTCCATATGAAAAAATTCAAACTATTCATTGATATGAAAAAAGAAGAACAGTATTTAAAAGAAATGGCAGAAAAAGGTTGGGGATTAGTTAAGTATAGCGCGTATAACCGATATACCTTTGAAAAAATACATCCAGAATCTTTGAGTTATAGAATTGATTATCAAATGTTTAAGAAAAAAGGCGATTACACTGATTATCTGACTTTATTTGAGGATAGCGGTTGGAAACATATCAGCGGCAGTCAAAGTAGCGGGTTTCATTTCTTTTTACCTGAGAATGACAATAATCAAGATTTAGATATATTTTCAGATAGTCAGTCGAGTCGGGCGCGCTACAAACGATTGTACAATCAAGCAACACTCTGGGTAGCTTTGATGATTGTTTATTTTATTCTTCTTCAACCATCCTTTGAAAATATATCCTCTTGGTATTTAGCTCCAACTATTTGGGAATACAGTGGTTTACAGTTGGTTGGAATGATTGTTATGCAAACCTTTTTTGTTTTGATTCAATTATTGCCAATGCTCATCTTTATGAGTGGTGCCGTTATCTATGCCCTGATTGGAACCAAGGCTAAAAAATTGGCGACGATGTAGGCAACAATTGACTAATTTCTAACAGATTAAAAAATCCCTCCAACTATACTAGGAGGGATTTTCTGTA
This Carnobacterium maltaromaticum DSM 20342 DNA region includes the following protein-coding sequences:
- a CDS encoding DUF2812 domain-containing protein → MKKFKLFIDMKKEEQYLKEMAEKGWGLVKYSAYNRYTFEKIHPESLSYRIDYQMFKKKGDYTDYLTLFEDSGWKHISGSQSSGFHFFLPENDNNQDLDIFSDSQSSRARYKRLYNQATLWVALMIVYFILLQPSFENISSWYLAPTIWEYSGLQLVGMIVMQTFFVLIQLLPMLIFMSGAVIYALIGTKAKKLATM
- a CDS encoding PadR family transcriptional regulator, with product MNVNKILPLTETTFYIMISLLEPSHGYAIMQRVEELSNGRVRIAAGTMYGATENLLKQKLIHEVPSPNEDKRRRVYLLTDAGKEVLKLEVERLKQLLLIADELL
- a CDS encoding DegV family protein; this encodes MAKIILTTESCSDLSKELLEEKQILSVPFSVNFPDRTVYDGEIPIQEIYDYYQETKKIPKTNAVSPHQYTEFFEEAAGENPTSEIIHIGYSSACSCSFQNAMIGVEECEKAKVHLIDSKNVSGGLGNLTLKAAEIIANNPQDSVAELVLKIENFVQKTHTSFVADTLDFLLAGGRVSNAAAIGAAILRLKPRIDIVEGKLIASKKYRGRMKKIAPQFVKDFVESQDFNRDNVYLFYALGTDTEVIELLKTSLEKQGFRQIHVDMIGSVMTVHGGKGAIGLSATTY